The DNA region ATTGCCACGCGCAAGCGTCAGGGTGAAGATGCCGCCGATGTGATCGCGGAAATGAAAAGCATCAAAGAAAATATTGGCGGCTTAGAAGAGAAAGTACGGGAACTCGATTCAACCTTACAAGATATATTGCTCACCCTGCCCAATGCGCCTGATGACAGTGTGCCCGAGGGTTCCGATGAAAAGGATAATCAGGTAGTGCGTCATTGGGGCGAAGTACCGCAATTCTCCTTCACCCCTCGTGATCATGTGGATCTGGCAGAAGGATTGGGAATTATTGATTTTGAGCGGGCCGCCAAGTTGTCCGGCGCACGCTTTACCTTAAGCATGGGAGCCGGCGCGCTCTTGGAACGTGCCCTCGTTAATTTCATGTTGGATATGCAC from Candidatus Hydrogenedentota bacterium includes:
- a CDS encoding serine--tRNA ligase, with the protein product MFDIRLIRSEPERVKKAMALRRAGENIDAVLEIDAQRRSAIYDLEQLRAQQNKAGESIATRKRQGEDAADVIAEMKSIKENIGGLEEKVRELDSTLQDILLTLPNAPDDSVPEGSDEKDNQVVRHWGEVPQFSFTPRDHVDLAEGLGIIDFERAAKLSGARFTLSMGAGALLERALVNFMLDMH